In Hahella sp. KA22, one genomic interval encodes:
- the rplO gene encoding 50S ribosomal protein L15: MKMNTLKPAEGSKQSPKRLGRGIGSGLGKTGGRGHKGQTSRSGGTIRPGFEGGQQPLQRRLPKFGFTSRVGRYSEEVRLSEIDSLGTDVIDLAALKAASIVAQQAKQVKVILSGEITRAVTVKGLKVTKGAQEAIQAAGGKVEE, translated from the coding sequence ATGAAAATGAATACTCTCAAGCCGGCCGAAGGTTCCAAGCAGTCTCCTAAAAGATTGGGGCGTGGAATCGGTAGCGGGCTGGGTAAAACCGGTGGCCGTGGTCACAAAGGTCAAACTTCCCGCTCTGGCGGAACTATCAGACCTGGCTTTGAAGGCGGTCAACAGCCTTTGCAGCGTCGTCTGCCCAAGTTCGGCTTCACCTCAAGGGTTGGCCGTTACTCTGAAGAAGTTAGACTGAGTGAAATCGACAGCCTTGGTACTGATGTTATCGATTTGGCGGCTTTGAAAGCGGCTAGCATCGTTGCTCAACAGGCTAAGCAGGTCAAGGTTATTCTGTCCGGAGAGATTACCCGTGCGGTGACTGTTAAAGGACTGAAAGTGACCAAAGGCGCGCAAGAAGCAATCCAAGCCGCAGGTGGCAAAGTCGAGGAATAA
- the rpmD gene encoding 50S ribosomal protein L30 — protein sequence MANAAKTIKVTLVKSTIGILPKHKDCVRGLGLRKINHTVELEDTASVRGMINKVNYLVKVEGE from the coding sequence ATGGCCAATGCAGCAAAGACTATTAAGGTAACTCTGGTAAAGAGTACTATCGGAATCCTGCCCAAGCACAAGGACTGCGTTCGCGGTTTGGGTTTGAGAAAAATTAATCATACTGTAGAACTAGAAGATACAGCTTCAGTAAGAGGTATGATTAACAAGGTTAACTATCTGGTGAAGGTGGAAGGAGAGTAA
- the rpsE gene encoding 30S ribosomal protein S5 gives MTNNEQQKGAELQEKLVQVNRVAKVVKGGRIFGFTALTVVGDGNGKVGFGRGKAREVPVAIQKAMDAARKNMITVTLNGNTLQYPVKARHGSAKVFMQPASEGTGIIAGGAMRAVLEVAGVQNVLAKCYGSTNPVNVVRATFEGLKAMQAPEEIAAKRGKTVEEILG, from the coding sequence ATGACAAATAACGAGCAGCAAAAGGGAGCAGAGCTCCAAGAGAAGCTTGTTCAGGTCAACCGCGTGGCTAAGGTTGTTAAAGGTGGTCGTATTTTCGGCTTCACAGCTTTGACCGTAGTTGGCGATGGGAACGGTAAAGTAGGTTTTGGTCGTGGTAAAGCGCGTGAAGTGCCTGTTGCGATTCAGAAAGCTATGGACGCGGCCCGCAAGAACATGATTACCGTAACCTTGAACGGCAATACCTTGCAGTATCCAGTCAAGGCGCGTCATGGCTCCGCTAAGGTGTTTATGCAGCCTGCTTCTGAGGGTACTGGTATTATCGCAGGCGGTGCAATGCGCGCTGTATTGGAAGTAGCTGGCGTACAAAACGTATTGGCTAAGTGTTACGGCTCAACCAACCCTGTTAACGTTGTTCGCGCCACGTTCGAAGGCTTAAAAGCCATGCAAGCTCCTGAGGAGATTGCAGCTAAGCGTGGTAAGACTGTGGAAGAGATTCTGGGGTAA
- the rplR gene encoding 50S ribosomal protein L18 has protein sequence MSDKKISRLRRAKKTRYKIRELGVDRLSINRTPRHIYAQIISADGSKVLATASTLDKDLRAGATGNVDAAGKVGAMIAERAKAAGITKVAFDRSGFKYHGRVKALADAARENGLEF, from the coding sequence ATGAGTGACAAAAAGATTTCTCGGTTACGTCGGGCTAAGAAAACCCGTTATAAAATTCGTGAACTCGGTGTCGACAGATTGAGTATCAATCGGACGCCGCGTCATATCTACGCGCAAATTATCAGCGCGGATGGAAGCAAGGTTTTGGCTACAGCTTCCACTCTGGATAAAGATTTGCGTGCAGGAGCTACCGGTAACGTAGACGCTGCAGGTAAAGTTGGCGCAATGATCGCGGAAAGAGCTAAGGCTGCAGGCATTACCAAAGTGGCTTTTGACCGTTCCGGCTTCAAGTACCATGGTCGTGTAAAAGCGTTAGCTGATGCTGCGCGGGAAAACGGACTCGAGTTTTAA
- the rplF gene encoding 50S ribosomal protein L6 encodes MSRVAKNPVQIPAGVEVKFDGRLVNIKGGKGALSLSVHPSVEVKQEDGALTFGPKEGSNQARALAGTTRALINNMVLGVTQGFERKLELIGVGYRAQAQGKAINLTLGFSHPVVFEIPEGITAETPTQTEIVIRGIDKQKVGQVAAEIRSIRPPEPYKGKGVRYSGEQVRVKEAKKK; translated from the coding sequence ATGTCTAGGGTAGCAAAAAATCCAGTACAGATTCCCGCTGGCGTAGAGGTTAAGTTCGACGGTCGGCTGGTAAATATCAAGGGCGGCAAAGGCGCTCTTTCTTTGTCTGTTCATCCTTCTGTTGAAGTGAAGCAGGAAGATGGCGCATTGACGTTTGGTCCAAAAGAAGGCTCCAACCAAGCACGTGCATTGGCTGGAACCACGCGTGCGTTGATCAACAACATGGTTCTCGGCGTTACTCAAGGTTTTGAGCGCAAGTTGGAACTGATTGGCGTAGGTTATAGAGCGCAGGCTCAAGGCAAGGCGATCAACCTGACTCTTGGCTTTTCTCACCCTGTAGTATTCGAAATTCCCGAGGGAATTACAGCTGAGACTCCCACCCAAACTGAAATTGTGATTCGTGGTATCGATAAGCAAAAAGTTGGGCAGGTTGCTGCTGAAATCCGTAGTATCAGACCGCCTGAACCATATAAAGGAAAGGGTGTTCGCTACTCCGGCGAGCAAGTTCGAGTTAAAGAAGCTAAGAAGAAGTAG
- the rpsH gene encoding 30S ribosomal protein S8 yields MSMQDTLADMFTRIRNAQMAEKETVRMPSSKMKVAVANVLKEEGFITDFQASEEVKPVLEITLKYYQGTPVIENISRVSRPGLRQYKAANDLPTVNGGLGIAIVSTSKGVMTDRAARKAGVGGEVICTVF; encoded by the coding sequence ATGAGTATGCAAGATACCTTGGCGGATATGTTTACCCGTATCCGTAACGCACAGATGGCGGAAAAAGAGACTGTGCGTATGCCCTCCTCAAAGATGAAGGTCGCTGTGGCCAACGTCTTGAAAGAAGAAGGTTTTATCACTGACTTTCAAGCTAGTGAAGAAGTAAAACCTGTTCTTGAGATCACACTGAAGTACTACCAAGGCACTCCGGTTATTGAGAATATTAGCCGAGTGAGCCGTCCAGGTTTGCGCCAGTACAAAGCCGCTAATGACCTGCCTACCGTAAATGGTGGTTTGGGTATCGCGATCGTATCCACTTCCAAAGGCGTTATGACTGATAGAGCAGCTCGTAAAGCCGGCGTTGGTGGTGAAGTTATTTGTACCGTCTTCTAG
- the rpsN gene encoding 30S ribosomal protein S14, with translation MAKVGMRERELKREKTVAKYAEKRAALKAIIANPNVSDEERWEAQMKLQKLPRDASPSRLRNRCQVTGRPHAVLRKFRLSRIKLREAAMRGDVPGLKKASW, from the coding sequence ATGGCAAAAGTTGGAATGCGTGAGCGTGAGCTCAAGCGTGAAAAAACCGTAGCGAAATACGCTGAAAAGCGCGCTGCGTTGAAGGCCATTATTGCAAATCCGAACGTCTCTGATGAAGAGCGTTGGGAAGCGCAGATGAAGTTGCAGAAGCTACCGAGAGACGCTAGTCCTTCAAGACTGCGCAATCGCTGCCAAGTAACTGGTCGTCCGCATGCGGTATTGAGAAAGTTCCGTCTGTCCCGAATTAAACTTCGCGAAGCCGCAATGCGTGGTGATGTGCCTGGTTTGAAAAAGGCAAGCTGGTAA
- the rplE gene encoding 50S ribosomal protein L5 produces MPKYKEVYQKEVIPALMKEMSYSSVMQVPRIEKITLNMGVGEALGDKKQIEAAAADLEAITGQKVVVTKARKSVAGFKIRQGFPIGCKVTLRGDRMWEFFERLVDVAIPRVRDFRGLNQKSFDGRGNYSMGVKEQIIFPEIDYDKIDKVRGMDITITTSANTDDEGRALLSAFSFPFRK; encoded by the coding sequence ATGCCAAAGTATAAAGAGGTATATCAGAAAGAGGTTATTCCTGCGCTGATGAAGGAAATGTCCTACAGCAGCGTTATGCAGGTGCCTCGTATTGAGAAGATTACCCTTAACATGGGGGTCGGCGAAGCTCTTGGCGATAAAAAGCAGATCGAAGCGGCGGCGGCAGATTTGGAAGCTATTACCGGTCAGAAGGTTGTGGTAACCAAAGCTCGCAAATCCGTAGCTGGCTTTAAAATTCGTCAAGGTTTTCCTATCGGTTGCAAAGTTACTTTGCGTGGCGATCGTATGTGGGAATTCTTTGAGCGTCTTGTTGATGTAGCTATTCCTCGTGTACGTGACTTCCGTGGTTTGAACCAGAAGTCATTCGACGGACGTGGAAACTACTCTATGGGCGTGAAAGAGCAGATTATCTTCCCGGAGATCGATTACGATAAAATCGATAAAGTCCGCGGAATGGATATCACCATTACGACCTCCGCAAACACTGACGACGAAGGCAGAGCGTTGCTTAGCGCGTTCAGCTTCCCGTTCAGAAAATAA
- the rplX gene encoding 50S ribosomal protein L24 — protein sequence MNKIRKGDEVVVIAGRDKGKRGKVNRVQKDGKLVVSGVNMVKRHTKPNPMLGTAGGIVEKEAPIQASNVAIFNSATDKPDRIGFKILEDGKKVRIFKSTNELVDN from the coding sequence ATGAACAAGATCAGAAAAGGCGACGAAGTTGTCGTCATAGCAGGCAGAGATAAAGGGAAGCGCGGTAAAGTAAATCGCGTCCAGAAAGACGGCAAGCTGGTTGTCAGCGGCGTCAATATGGTTAAGCGTCATACCAAGCCAAACCCTATGTTGGGTACTGCTGGCGGCATCGTCGAGAAAGAGGCGCCCATTCAAGCTTCAAACGTGGCGATCTTTAATTCAGCCACCGATAAGCCTGATCGTATTGGCTTTAAGATTCTTGAAGACGGTAAGAAAGTGCGCATCTTCAAGTCGACAAACGAACTTGTCGATAACTAA
- the rplN gene encoding 50S ribosomal protein L14, which produces MIQTQTVLDVADNSGARRVMCIKVLGGSHRRYASIGDVIKVSVKEAIPRGKVKKGQVLKAVVVRTRKGVRRQDGSLIRFDGNAAVLLNNQEQPIGTRIFGPVTRELRGEKFMKIISLAPEVL; this is translated from the coding sequence ATGATTCAGACGCAAACCGTGCTTGACGTGGCCGACAACAGCGGAGCCCGTCGAGTAATGTGTATTAAAGTGCTGGGTGGTTCACACCGTCGTTACGCAAGTATCGGCGACGTGATTAAAGTTTCTGTTAAAGAAGCTATTCCCCGCGGAAAAGTAAAGAAAGGTCAGGTTCTTAAAGCTGTCGTAGTTCGCACTCGTAAGGGCGTACGTAGACAGGATGGTTCCTTGATTCGATTTGATGGCAATGCCGCTGTTCTTTTGAATAACCAGGAACAGCCCATCGGTACTCGTATCTTCGGGCCGGTGACACGGGAACTGCGTGGCGAGAAATTTATGAAAATTATCTCGCTGGCCCCGGAAGTGCTATAG
- the rpsQ gene encoding 30S ribosomal protein S17, translated as MTANEKSVRTETGKVVSDKMDKSIVVLVERRVKHPLYGKYVKRSSKLHAHDENNECRIGDTVQVQESRPLSKTKSWKLVNIVERAEKV; from the coding sequence ATGACCGCGAACGAGAAAAGCGTGCGCACTGAGACCGGTAAGGTCGTTAGTGACAAAATGGATAAGTCCATTGTGGTCTTGGTTGAGCGTCGCGTGAAGCATCCCCTGTACGGCAAGTATGTTAAGCGCTCAAGCAAGCTTCATGCTCATGACGAGAACAACGAGTGTCGCATTGGCGATACCGTTCAAGTTCAAGAGTCTCGTCCTCTTTCCAAGACTAAGTCATGGAAGCTTGTGAACATTGTTGAGCGGGCCGAAAAAGTCTAG
- the rpmC gene encoding 50S ribosomal protein L29 — protein MKAAELRNKTQEELSNELISLLKEQFNLRMRKATGQLNQVHLLRKVRRDIARVKTVLNQKAGE, from the coding sequence ATGAAAGCTGCAGAATTGAGAAACAAAACTCAGGAAGAGCTCAGTAATGAACTGATCTCTTTGTTGAAAGAGCAATTCAACTTGCGGATGCGCAAGGCGACGGGCCAATTAAATCAAGTCCATCTTCTGCGTAAAGTGCGTCGTGACATTGCTCGTGTCAAGACAGTCTTAAATCAGAAGGCAGGTGAGTGA
- the rplP gene encoding 50S ribosomal protein L16, with the protein MLQPKRTKFRKVHKGRNTGLAQRGNKVSFGEFGLKATGRGRITARQIEAARRTMTRRIKRGGKIWIRIFPDKPITKKPLEVRMGKGKGPVEYWVAEIEPGRMLYEMEGVSEELAREAFALAAAKLPVATTFVTRTVM; encoded by the coding sequence ATGTTGCAACCTAAGCGTACGAAATTCCGCAAAGTTCACAAAGGCCGTAACACTGGCTTGGCGCAACGCGGAAACAAAGTAAGTTTTGGTGAATTTGGTTTAAAAGCGACTGGACGTGGACGCATAACTGCCCGACAAATCGAAGCAGCGCGTCGTACTATGACTCGTCGTATTAAGCGTGGCGGTAAGATCTGGATTCGTATATTCCCGGATAAGCCGATTACCAAGAAACCTCTAGAAGTCCGTATGGGTAAAGGTAAAGGTCCAGTTGAGTACTGGGTGGCGGAGATAGAGCCAGGCCGTATGCTGTACGAGATGGAAGGGGTAAGTGAGGAATTGGCCCGCGAGGCGTTTGCGCTTGCAGCGGCTAAACTTCCTGTCGCAACTACTTTTGTGACAAGAACGGTGATGTAA
- the rpsC gene encoding 30S ribosomal protein S3 encodes MGQKVNPVGIRLGIVKDHNSVWYADKKNYSDHLLTDIKVREFLMKKLEKASVSKVIIERPPQNAKITIHTARPGIVIGKKGEDVDRLRQEVGELMKVPVHINIEEIRKPDLDAKLVAAGVAGQLERRVMFRRAMKRAVQNAMRQGAKGIKIQVGGRLGGAEIARTEWYREGRVPLHTLRADIDYATHEAHTTYGVIGVKVWIFKGEILGGIEQVRAEKKAAKKKSSK; translated from the coding sequence ATGGGTCAAAAGGTTAATCCGGTCGGTATTCGGCTGGGGATCGTTAAAGATCACAATTCAGTCTGGTACGCAGACAAAAAGAACTATTCAGATCATTTGCTGACTGATATCAAGGTTCGCGAGTTTCTGATGAAGAAGCTTGAAAAAGCTTCCGTGAGCAAAGTTATCATTGAGCGTCCACCTCAAAACGCCAAGATTACTATTCATACAGCCCGTCCGGGTATTGTAATCGGTAAGAAAGGTGAAGACGTAGATAGACTGCGTCAGGAAGTAGGCGAGTTGATGAAAGTGCCTGTGCACATCAACATAGAAGAGATTCGTAAGCCTGATTTGGACGCTAAACTGGTTGCTGCTGGCGTTGCTGGCCAATTGGAGCGCCGCGTTATGTTCCGTCGTGCAATGAAGCGCGCAGTTCAGAATGCGATGCGTCAAGGCGCCAAAGGTATCAAAATTCAAGTTGGCGGCCGTTTGGGCGGTGCAGAAATTGCCCGTACCGAATGGTACCGTGAAGGTCGCGTACCTTTGCACACTCTTCGTGCGGATATCGACTACGCTACGCACGAAGCGCATACCACTTACGGTGTCATCGGTGTGAAGGTTTGGATCTTTAAGGGCGAAATCCTGGGTGGTATTGAGCAGGTTCGCGCTGAAAAGAAAGCAGCTAAAAAGAAAAGTTCTAAGTAG
- the rplV gene encoding 50S ribosomal protein L22, which produces MEVAAKLFGARLSAQKARLVADQVRGKRVEEALDILTFSPKKASSIIKKVLESAIANAEHNEGLDVDELKVATICVDEGPTMKRIKPRAKGRADRIFKRTCHITVKVAEE; this is translated from the coding sequence ATGGAAGTAGCGGCAAAATTATTTGGTGCTCGCTTATCTGCTCAGAAAGCTCGTTTAGTTGCAGATCAGGTGCGCGGTAAGCGGGTTGAAGAAGCGTTGGACATATTGACCTTTAGTCCCAAAAAGGCTTCTAGCATTATCAAGAAGGTGCTGGAGTCAGCTATCGCCAATGCTGAGCATAACGAAGGGCTGGATGTTGATGAGCTGAAGGTGGCCACTATCTGCGTAGACGAAGGTCCTACAATGAAGCGGATTAAGCCTAGAGCGAAAGGCCGGGCGGATCGCATTTTCAAGCGGACTTGCCATATCACCGTCAAGGTAGCCGAAGAGTAG
- the rpsS gene encoding 30S ribosomal protein S19: MPRSLKKGPFIDLHLLKKVETAVEVKDKKPIKTWSRRSTIFPEMVGLTIAVHNGRQHVPVYVTEDMVGHKLGEFAATRTYRGHAADKKAKR, translated from the coding sequence GTGCCACGTTCCTTAAAGAAAGGTCCATTTATTGATCTTCACCTTCTCAAGAAAGTGGAGACAGCGGTAGAAGTCAAAGACAAGAAGCCAATTAAAACTTGGTCTCGTCGTTCCACTATTTTTCCGGAAATGGTTGGCTTGACTATCGCAGTTCATAACGGTCGTCAACATGTTCCTGTCTATGTGACTGAAGACATGGTCGGCCATAAACTGGGTGAATTTGCAGCCACACGTACTTATCGCGGACACGCTGCAGACAAGAAAGCTAAACGGTAA
- the rplB gene encoding 50S ribosomal protein L2, which translates to MPVVKTKPTSPGRRHVVAVTNPSLHKGAPLASLTEKKRKNGGRNNAGRITVRHQGGGHKQLYRVVDFKRTKDGIPAVVERLEYDPNRTAHIALLKYADGERRYIIAPKGVSVGDAIASGQEAPIRVGSCLPLRNIPVGSVVHCIEMKPGKGAQIARSAGASAQVVAREGAYATIRLRSGEMRKVLVECRATLGEVSNSENNLRVYGKAGAKRWRGVRPTVRGTAMNPVDHPHGGGEGRNFGKHPVTPWGVPTKGYKTRKNKRTDKMIVRRRKAK; encoded by the coding sequence ATGCCAGTTGTTAAAACTAAACCAACATCTCCCGGTCGTAGACATGTAGTGGCTGTTACAAATCCATCACTGCATAAAGGCGCTCCTTTGGCGTCGTTGACTGAGAAAAAACGTAAGAACGGCGGACGCAACAACGCAGGTCGAATTACTGTGCGCCATCAGGGCGGCGGTCATAAGCAGTTGTATCGTGTTGTCGACTTTAAGCGCACCAAGGATGGCATTCCTGCTGTTGTTGAGCGCTTGGAATATGACCCTAACCGTACCGCGCATATTGCTTTGTTGAAATATGCCGACGGAGAGCGTCGTTACATTATTGCTCCTAAGGGCGTATCTGTAGGTGACGCAATCGCTTCCGGACAAGAAGCTCCGATTCGCGTGGGAAGCTGCTTGCCTCTGAGAAACATTCCCGTAGGTTCTGTCGTTCATTGTATCGAAATGAAGCCAGGCAAGGGCGCCCAGATTGCTAGAAGCGCTGGCGCTTCGGCCCAGGTCGTTGCTCGTGAAGGGGCATATGCAACAATCCGTTTGCGCTCCGGCGAGATGCGTAAGGTGCTTGTAGAGTGTCGCGCTACATTGGGCGAAGTATCCAATAGCGAGAACAACCTGCGTGTATACGGAAAAGCTGGTGCTAAACGCTGGCGTGGGGTAAGACCTACCGTTCGTGGTACTGCGATGAACCCAGTTGACCACCCGCATGGTGGTGGTGAAGGGCGTAACTTCGGTAAGCACCCGGTTACTCCTTGGGGTGTTCCTACGAAGGGTTACAAAACTCGTAAGAACAAGCGTACAGACAAAATGATTGTGCGTCGTCGCAAAGCTAAGTAA
- the rplW gene encoding 50S ribosomal protein L23 encodes MNQERLYKVLLGPHISEKATLLAEINNQVVFRVAADAKKPEIKKAVEALFDVKVESVQVVNIKGKTKRTARGMGKRNDIRKAYVRLASGQSIDFVDVE; translated from the coding sequence ATGAACCAAGAAAGGCTCTATAAGGTTTTGCTTGGGCCCCATATTTCGGAAAAGGCCACATTGTTAGCGGAAATCAACAATCAAGTGGTCTTCCGTGTGGCGGCCGATGCCAAAAAGCCCGAGATTAAAAAAGCGGTTGAAGCTTTGTTTGATGTTAAGGTTGAGTCGGTGCAGGTTGTGAATATCAAGGGTAAAACCAAGCGTACCGCACGTGGTATGGGTAAGCGCAATGATATTCGTAAGGCATATGTTCGTCTTGCCTCCGGTCAATCTATCGATTTTGTAGATGTCGAGTAA
- the rplD gene encoding 50S ribosomal protein L4: MELTINGAGKGTVSVSDVAFARDFNEALVHQVVTAYLAGGRQGSKAQKTRSQVSGGGKKPWRQKGSGRARAGTIRSPIWRGGGKTFAATPLDHSQKVNKKMYRAAMQSILSELVRQERLVVVEEMSVDAPKTKQFNAKLKGLGLENVLIVADAVDQNLYLASRNIPHVDVCDAVAINPVSLIAHDKVLVTVSALKKIEEMLG, encoded by the coding sequence ATGGAGTTAACGATTAATGGTGCGGGTAAGGGTACTGTTTCAGTATCTGACGTGGCCTTTGCAAGAGATTTTAACGAAGCTCTGGTTCACCAAGTAGTTACTGCTTATTTGGCTGGTGGTCGTCAGGGTTCGAAAGCCCAGAAGACACGTTCCCAAGTGAGCGGCGGTGGAAAAAAACCATGGCGTCAAAAGGGTAGTGGCCGTGCTCGTGCAGGCACTATTCGCAGCCCTATCTGGAGAGGCGGCGGCAAGACATTTGCTGCTACGCCGTTGGATCACTCTCAGAAAGTGAACAAAAAGATGTACCGCGCAGCAATGCAGTCAATTCTGTCTGAGCTTGTTAGGCAGGAGCGTTTGGTTGTTGTTGAGGAAATGTCTGTAGATGCTCCAAAGACCAAGCAGTTCAATGCGAAGTTGAAGGGCCTTGGGCTGGAGAATGTATTAATAGTAGCGGATGCGGTTGATCAAAACCTGTATTTGGCATCCCGTAACATTCCGCATGTCGATGTGTGTGACGCTGTTGCTATTAACCCTGTCAGCCTTATCGCGCATGACAAGGTGCTAGTTACTGTCTCTGCGCTTAAGAAAATTGAGGAGATGTTGGGATGA
- the rplC gene encoding 50S ribosomal protein L3, which yields MAIGLVGRKAGMTRLFEDDGAAVPVTVIQVEKNVIAQVKSLEVDGYRAIQVASGSVKASRVNKPMAGHFAKAGVEAGRVVCEFTLDATDSAEYKVGDEVPVTIFEAGQKVDVSGRSKGKGFAGVIKRWNFSTQDATHGNSLSHRAPGSIGQNQSPGRVFKGKKMAGQMGNKNVTVQTLKIVRVDEEKGLLLIKGAVPGATGADVVIKPAVKA from the coding sequence ATGGCGATTGGTTTGGTCGGCCGTAAGGCTGGCATGACTCGTTTGTTTGAAGATGACGGCGCAGCCGTCCCGGTCACTGTGATTCAGGTCGAGAAAAACGTCATTGCTCAGGTTAAAAGTCTTGAGGTTGACGGTTATCGGGCAATTCAGGTGGCTTCTGGTTCAGTGAAAGCGTCACGCGTAAATAAGCCCATGGCGGGCCATTTTGCTAAAGCTGGCGTTGAAGCTGGGCGTGTTGTTTGTGAATTTACTTTGGACGCCACTGACTCTGCTGAGTACAAGGTTGGCGACGAAGTTCCCGTCACTATCTTTGAAGCCGGACAAAAAGTTGATGTGTCTGGACGTTCAAAGGGTAAAGGTTTTGCTGGCGTTATCAAACGCTGGAACTTCTCTACTCAAGATGCCACTCACGGTAACTCTCTTTCTCATCGCGCTCCTGGCTCTATTGGTCAGAACCAGTCTCCTGGACGAGTGTTCAAAGGCAAGAAAATGGCTGGCCAGATGGGCAATAAAAACGTCACTGTGCAGACTCTTAAAATTGTAAGAGTCGACGAGGAGAAAGGTTTGCTTCTGATTAAGGGCGCAGTTCCTGGAGCGACCGGCGCAGACGTGGTTATCAAGCCCGCGGTTAAAGCATAA
- the rpsJ gene encoding 30S ribosomal protein S10, which produces MQGQKIRIRLKAFDYRLIDQSTQEIVDTAKRTGAQVRGPIPLPTKKERFTVLISPHVNKDARDQYEIRTHKRLLDIVEPTEKTVDALMKLDLAAGVDVQISLG; this is translated from the coding sequence ATGCAAGGCCAGAAAATTAGAATCAGGCTAAAAGCGTTCGACTATCGTTTGATCGATCAGTCTACGCAAGAGATCGTTGATACGGCAAAACGTACTGGTGCGCAAGTTCGCGGGCCGATTCCTTTGCCAACCAAAAAAGAGCGCTTTACGGTGTTGATATCTCCGCACGTAAATAAAGATGCGCGCGATCAGTATGAGATTCGCACTCATAAGCGCTTGTTGGATATTGTTGAGCCTACAGAAAAAACTGTAGACGCACTAATGAAGCTGGATCTTGCTGCGGGCGTTGATGTCCAAATTAGCCTAGGCTAA